The Desmospora profundinema genome includes a region encoding these proteins:
- a CDS encoding ribonuclease G, producing METTVQTQESVPAEIKKWSWGAFFLGPIWGIFNNVWIALLGFIPLVNLVMIIVLGLKGNEWAWNNKEWRDVEHFQKVQRAWGWWGFGIFLVSLVISIIMMFLMLSAAVMITEV from the coding sequence ATGGAAACAACGGTCCAAACCCAGGAAAGCGTGCCCGCCGAAATCAAAAAATGGAGCTGGGGCGCTTTTTTCCTCGGCCCGATCTGGGGCATCTTCAACAACGTCTGGATCGCACTTTTGGGCTTCATTCCTTTAGTTAACCTCGTAATGATCATCGTCCTGGGTCTCAAAGGAAATGAGTGGGCCTGGAACAACAAAGAATGGCGCGATGTGGAACACTTCCAGAAAGTCCAGCGCGCATGGGGCTGGTGGGGCTTCGGCATCTTCCTCGTCAGCCTGGTCATTTCCATCATCATGATGTTCCTCATGTTAAGCGCTGCGGTCATGATAACCGAAGTCTGA
- a CDS encoding protein kinase domain-containing protein, translated as MEGKRLAGRYDILQRVGGGGMAVVYKAKDLLLERYVAVKVMSESLMHDEEFIRRFIREVKASAALSHPNVVNVYDVNREGSIYYMTMEYVEGQSLYECIEQKGAFSPEESVSIVSQICDGLAHAHENGIIHRDIKPHNIMRLSNGRVKVTDFGISVLLNNPAITQTGMVMGSVHYISPEQTTGDPVGYFSDVYSLGILLYELVTGTVPFDGENFVSISLKHLEEPLPDPRKINPNIPERLCEIINQATEKDPSKRFQSVLEMKQALQQSITTGGRRRAVDGERKKQKKILVGLGSAIIVAVAFFVVQAIAGNDFAEDNSEEPLETHSLSEEETPSPSEDMDIIEGNHPWWRELPSAAEKDNETFYRYRVSGSDGKYEISVDVKDIPVSQFYYNIYVVDSFSSRLVLKGRSVSFRKEPGKEFTTVQFPVSLPQRLLPTEGIAKIEMYWMRENESTKADVMGDLLQMWGQPQF; from the coding sequence ATGGAAGGCAAGCGATTGGCCGGTAGGTATGACATTCTCCAGCGTGTGGGCGGCGGTGGGATGGCCGTTGTCTACAAAGCAAAAGATTTGCTGCTGGAACGCTATGTTGCCGTCAAAGTGATGAGTGAATCACTGATGCACGATGAGGAATTTATCCGTCGCTTTATCCGGGAAGTAAAAGCTTCCGCAGCCTTGTCCCATCCCAATGTGGTCAATGTATACGACGTAAACCGGGAAGGTTCGATCTACTACATGACCATGGAATACGTAGAGGGGCAATCCTTGTACGAATGCATTGAACAGAAAGGAGCTTTTTCTCCGGAAGAATCCGTCTCCATCGTTTCTCAAATCTGCGATGGGTTGGCTCACGCACACGAAAACGGGATTATACACCGGGACATCAAACCTCATAACATCATGCGCCTTTCGAACGGGCGGGTGAAGGTCACCGACTTCGGTATTTCTGTTCTTCTCAACAATCCTGCCATTACCCAAACAGGGATGGTGATGGGTTCGGTTCATTACATATCACCGGAACAAACCACAGGAGATCCCGTCGGATATTTTTCGGACGTATACTCCCTGGGTATTCTGCTTTATGAGCTGGTGACGGGTACCGTTCCCTTTGATGGGGAGAACTTTGTTTCCATTTCGCTGAAACACCTCGAGGAACCGCTCCCGGATCCACGGAAAATCAATCCCAATATCCCGGAGCGTTTATGCGAGATCATTAATCAAGCGACGGAAAAGGATCCGAGCAAACGGTTCCAGAGTGTACTGGAGATGAAACAAGCCCTGCAACAATCCATCACGACCGGTGGAAGGCGGAGGGCTGTCGACGGTGAGAGGAAAAAGCAGAAAAAAATTCTGGTGGGTTTGGGATCAGCCATTATCGTTGCGGTCGCTTTTTTTGTCGTTCAAGCAATCGCCGGCAACGATTTTGCAGAAGACAACAGCGAGGAGCCTTTGGAAACCCACTCTCTATCAGAAGAGGAGACGCCAAGTCCAAGTGAAGACATGGACATTATCGAAGGCAACCACCCCTGGTGGCGGGAGCTTCCCTCTGCGGCCGAAAAGGATAACGAGACTTTTTATCGTTACCGGGTAAGCGGATCGGATGGGAAGTATGAAATCTCGGTCGATGTCAAAGACATCCCCGTGTCCCAGTTTTATTACAACATCTACGTAGTGGACAGCTTCAGTTCCCGTTTGGTTCTCAAAGGAAGAAGCGTTTCTTTCCGTAAAGAGCCGGGAAAAGAATTTACTACTGTTCAGTTTCCCGTTTCGCTGCCACAACGGCTGCTTCCAACCGAGGGAATTGCCAAAATCGAAATGTATTGGATGCGGGAAAATGAGTCCACCAAGGCGGATGTGATGGGTGACTTGCTACAGATGTGGGGACAGCCGCAATTTTAG
- a CDS encoding MFS transporter, whose product MSQSLAVTEQQPQERKHSSLFRNHAFLFAWLSSLFTSFATAIYLLSESWYVVNHLKMGASLGLVLMATAIPRLLLMPIGGILADRIRRTRILFLSDCTRCGLLLIMVICFLLDVLTFKWLLVFALIYGVLDAFYWPASSSLIPVIVPKEQLAQANSIIEMTRQAGYMGGPLLGALVLTVASYDWLFGVIALILLFGALWILFIRDPQTRMGQEQENTSFLQDGKDVFLFARQDSFLIALLLTVFIVSLLLTGPLSVAIPLFVEQNSGTALHLSYLEISIAVGMLLGGLTIASVKLKKKRALLAWGCLSTFGGCVFSLGIASQWTAAILALLAGGVVLTMGNTLLVTLLQERTPTDKIGRVMSLVTTATTGLVPLSHGMVTMFLNNGVALSSLLLIFGGLSFFFCLILMATLKTIRTVD is encoded by the coding sequence ATGAGCCAATCCCTAGCCGTAACAGAGCAGCAGCCGCAGGAACGGAAACATTCATCGCTGTTTCGGAATCACGCTTTTCTATTCGCTTGGCTGTCCAGCCTCTTTACCAGCTTCGCCACCGCGATCTATCTGCTATCGGAATCTTGGTATGTCGTCAATCATTTGAAAATGGGAGCGTCGTTGGGACTTGTGTTAATGGCGACAGCCATTCCGCGTTTGCTGCTTATGCCGATCGGAGGGATTTTGGCGGATCGTATCAGGCGCACCCGCATCCTGTTTCTGTCGGATTGCACCCGTTGTGGATTATTGCTGATCATGGTGATCTGCTTTTTATTGGATGTGCTGACGTTTAAATGGCTGCTCGTTTTCGCCTTGATCTACGGGGTATTGGACGCCTTTTACTGGCCGGCATCCTCCTCCTTGATCCCCGTAATCGTGCCCAAGGAGCAATTGGCGCAAGCCAATTCCATTATCGAAATGACCCGACAGGCAGGATACATGGGAGGGCCTTTGCTTGGAGCATTGGTATTAACGGTGGCCTCTTATGATTGGCTCTTTGGTGTCATCGCCCTGATCTTGTTGTTTGGTGCGTTATGGATTTTATTTATCCGTGATCCCCAAACCCGGATGGGACAGGAACAAGAAAACACGTCTTTCCTTCAAGACGGCAAAGACGTGTTCTTGTTCGCCCGGCAGGATTCGTTTCTTATCGCCTTATTATTGACGGTTTTCATCGTCAGTCTCCTGCTGACGGGGCCATTGTCGGTGGCCATTCCCCTTTTTGTAGAACAGAACAGCGGCACGGCGCTTCACTTAAGCTATCTGGAAATCTCCATCGCGGTGGGAATGCTGCTCGGCGGACTGACCATCGCCAGCGTAAAACTGAAGAAAAAAAGAGCCTTGTTGGCATGGGGATGCTTATCCACCTTTGGAGGATGTGTGTTTTCCCTGGGAATCGCCAGTCAATGGACCGCCGCCATCCTTGCTCTGTTGGCGGGCGGAGTGGTGCTTACCATGGGGAATACGCTGTTGGTAACCCTGCTTCAGGAACGGACCCCCACGGATAAAATCGGGAGAGTGATGAGTTTGGTCACCACCGCTACCACCGGTCTGGTTCCTCTGTCACACGGCATGGTCACGATGTTTCTCAACAATGGAGTCGCATTATCGTCTCTCTTACTCATTTTCGGCGGGCTCTCCTTTTTCTTTTGCCTGATCCTGATGGCAACCCTCAAAACCATTCGCACGGTTGATTAA
- a CDS encoding non-ribosomal peptide synthetase, with product MLHGEKRLNRVGESVGIPRVPLTSAKSGRNRLVLEWDLSLVEGLRRLVDSWRVEESDLAQVLWGILLYKYQLADEGVYPAVCWRKDDRPWKPTSEWSDHARLARISVGENSSVVECCRRLREEKHGWISVKASGLMGKESPLFVYEEGKGVLHPPQEDTSRSRGAEPDLWLHWVSDARVRLAVDYDCAVYDDDIARRLLGHLRRLAEQIVADPGMCVSEMELVTAEEKETLLFHWNGTEHPYPKNRTLHQLFREQLERTPDHAAVVFGDERVTYRELGERSDRLACWLREKGVKRGDVVGLLVDRSPMMITAILAVLKAGGAYLPIDPSTPPERTAFMLKDSRARLLLKDPHLETAFHYDGLLLDLIPETAFHSHESGWQDESQSDDVAYIMYTSGSTGKPKGILTTHRNVVRTVVNNGYVVMRDDDKVLQLSNYAFDGSTFDIYHALLNGAALVMVSQEDVLDFSRLSRLIVDEGVTVSFMTTALFNTLVDVDAACLAGLRKIFFGGEKVSPKHVEKALACLGENRLVHVYGPTETTVFATFHPVTDNDTACGIIPIGRPIHNTTVYVLDSGDRLQPVGIPGELCIGGDGLAKGYLNQPELDADKFVDHPFLPGEKLYRTGDLVRRLPDGAIQFLDRIDQQVKIRGHRIELGEIESRILEFPGVSKAAVTARTDEQGHSHLCAYVVSDGEWTVDQLNRHLSKALPAYMIPTHYVGLDVLPLTPNGKVDRRALPLPSARSESVVTEAPATETEKRLLQLWQEVLGIDRIGIRDPFFEVGGHSLKAALLLSRIRREWNVELPLSALFEHSTVERLARYIDEAEQVGLESIPRVAPGGSYPVSSAQKRLYAVQQWDVTSTSYHTPFLYEITGPLFIEGLQTVFRTLIDRHEALRTSFHYENGELRQRVHDRVRWDLERLEADTQSLEATARSFIRPFRLDRAPLFRVGLIRLGPNRHVLLMDMHHIISDGLSVALLNREISRLAAGETLPSLPFQYKDYAVWQRRLLAEGKMAEQEAYWKGNLAGELPVLELPTDRPRPPVQSFDGERMTREWDRAETESLRAFARKQGVTPFMVLLAGYYWLLSKISGQEDIIVGTPHMGRSHPDLESIFGMFVNTLPLRQGTQQDQPFHGFLQQVKKRVLEAFQHGDYPLEEMIDSLDMHRDPSRNPLFDTLFIMQNMDLPDPIFPGTQVRACDPPWQGAKADLAWEVFDRDAIHIRVEYNTDLFDRETVQRLLRHYRHVMQQLIADSALTLAEVELLTEKEKERILEAFNDTCTDYPAARTLHEWFEMQAANTPDRVAVEGEEEEWTYRILNERANQLARVLRDKGVGRDHFVNLMVDRSVSMLVGMLAILKAGGAYVPIDPDLPSRRIEALLEETESPLLLTQSHLNVPPGYGGEVMVIDDNRWFRGEGSNLKSVSGSGDLAYMIFTSGSTGKPKGVMVEHQGVCNIVQLMRQNGIARPGGRQLQFYSVSFDASILDMFPSLLSGATLVLTKKEMLLSPDFLDWLDRKRITNAGLMPSVLRSLPYRDLPHLESILVGGEPLTADVVDPWARDQLFINMYGPTEATVTATQMFCRPGMDRIPIGKPILNKRVYILNEQDQPQPIGVPGELCISGVGIARGYWKRPALTREKFVPDPFRQGLRMYKTGDRARWLSDGTIEFLGRMDDQVKIRGHRVELDEVTGRLLEHPQVKEGIVIDRRDGGDPYLCAYAVLEEGADGSDVRTHLAEVLPGYMVPSHVVRLARLPLTANNKVDRRALPLPDPSAEAKQTKQPPRNRVEQILAEVWTEVLKTDEVGIHDHFLEWGGDSIKGIQIAAKLNARGLKLDTKDLYRYPTIYELAPHVKEADAPTNQGPVVGEVPLTPIQQWFFDTQTQDPHHWNQAMMGYHPAGWEEQAVQRVLSALVQHHDALRMRYRREKNRVIQTNLPVAGNHVSLETFDWTGNRNAAALMEREAERMQASLDLEQGPLMRAGLFRTGEGDHLLLIIHHLVVDGVSWRILLEDFQTGYEQVLQGKEIRFPEKTSSVQEWSRRLRQMAHEKSPLAEISYWRSLEERKVAGIPKDREGPDPCERRETEVESVSLDAETTRLLLTEAHRAYRTEITDLLLAALVSVVKEWTDGETVAIQMEGHGREEIIDGVDLSRTVGWFTSTYPVLFSCREHGIDQMIKSVKETLRRVPNKGIGYGILRYLAPESARSSMKFSLCPSIGFNYLGQYDAGPWQVAGVGVAPLPSGDPMGPRSWMPVPLDINGMVLEGTMRFAFRYNRKILHRETIKRLAERFKSQLTNVVRHCTAKTETEYTPSDFSANDIQMDELEQFLESLK from the coding sequence ATGCTTCATGGAGAGAAACGTCTCAATCGGGTGGGGGAGAGCGTGGGAATTCCCCGTGTTCCGTTGACTTCCGCAAAATCGGGGCGGAATCGATTGGTTTTGGAGTGGGATCTTTCGTTGGTGGAAGGGCTCCGCAGGCTGGTTGATTCCTGGAGGGTGGAAGAATCGGATCTGGCTCAAGTCCTGTGGGGCATTTTGCTGTACAAATACCAGTTGGCGGACGAAGGGGTGTATCCGGCGGTCTGTTGGCGGAAGGACGACCGTCCGTGGAAGCCGACATCCGAGTGGTCTGATCATGCCCGGTTAGCCCGAATATCCGTCGGGGAGAATTCGTCGGTGGTGGAGTGTTGCCGCCGCTTGCGGGAGGAAAAACACGGCTGGATTTCGGTGAAAGCGTCCGGACTAATGGGAAAAGAGTCCCCTTTGTTTGTGTACGAGGAAGGAAAAGGGGTGCTTCACCCGCCTCAAGAAGACACCAGCCGGAGCCGGGGAGCGGAACCGGATCTTTGGCTTCATTGGGTGTCCGACGCAAGGGTCCGTCTGGCTGTGGATTACGATTGTGCCGTTTATGACGACGACATTGCCCGCCGTCTGCTCGGACACCTTCGCCGTCTGGCGGAGCAGATCGTTGCGGATCCCGGGATGTGCGTGTCGGAGATGGAATTGGTGACGGCGGAGGAAAAGGAGACGCTGCTGTTTCATTGGAACGGTACGGAACACCCCTATCCCAAAAATCGGACGCTTCATCAGCTGTTTCGAGAACAGTTGGAGCGCACGCCTGATCATGCAGCAGTGGTTTTTGGCGACGAGCGGGTCACCTACCGTGAATTAGGGGAACGTTCCGATCGGTTGGCTTGTTGGTTGCGGGAGAAGGGAGTGAAGCGGGGAGACGTGGTGGGGCTGTTGGTGGATCGCTCCCCGATGATGATCACGGCGATCTTGGCCGTCCTGAAGGCGGGGGGCGCATATCTTCCCATCGATCCATCCACCCCGCCGGAACGAACGGCGTTTATGCTGAAAGACAGCAGAGCCCGACTTTTGTTGAAAGATCCCCATCTCGAAACGGCTTTCCATTATGACGGTCTTTTGCTGGATCTGATTCCCGAAACGGCGTTTCACTCGCACGAGAGCGGTTGGCAGGATGAAAGCCAGTCCGATGATGTGGCCTATATCATGTATACTTCCGGCTCCACCGGAAAGCCAAAGGGCATTTTGACTACGCACCGAAATGTGGTGCGAACCGTTGTGAACAACGGATATGTGGTCATGCGGGATGACGACAAGGTGCTGCAGCTTTCCAACTACGCCTTTGACGGTTCCACATTCGATATCTACCATGCTTTGTTAAACGGTGCGGCGTTGGTAATGGTTTCACAAGAGGACGTCTTGGATTTTTCCCGGTTGTCCCGTTTGATCGTCGATGAAGGGGTAACAGTCTCTTTTATGACCACGGCCTTGTTTAATACCTTGGTGGATGTGGATGCGGCTTGTTTGGCCGGACTTCGGAAGATCTTTTTCGGGGGAGAGAAAGTATCGCCCAAGCATGTGGAAAAGGCGCTCGCTTGCCTGGGGGAAAATCGGCTGGTCCATGTGTATGGTCCCACCGAAACCACCGTTTTCGCCACGTTTCACCCGGTGACGGACAACGATACGGCCTGCGGCATCATCCCTATCGGACGACCGATTCACAACACCACTGTGTATGTGCTTGACTCCGGTGACCGGTTACAGCCGGTGGGGATTCCGGGGGAATTGTGCATCGGGGGCGATGGTCTGGCGAAAGGATATCTGAACCAGCCGGAACTGGATGCGGACAAGTTTGTGGACCATCCGTTTCTTCCGGGAGAAAAACTATACCGGACAGGGGATTTGGTGCGGCGTTTGCCCGACGGGGCGATCCAGTTTCTGGATCGGATCGACCAACAGGTAAAAATCCGTGGACATCGTATCGAGCTGGGGGAAATCGAGTCGCGAATCTTGGAGTTTCCCGGCGTCAGCAAAGCGGCAGTCACGGCGCGGACAGATGAACAGGGCCATTCTCACTTATGCGCCTATGTGGTAAGCGACGGTGAATGGACGGTGGACCAACTGAACCGCCATCTCTCCAAGGCCCTTCCTGCCTATATGATTCCCACCCATTATGTGGGATTGGACGTGTTGCCGCTGACGCCGAACGGCAAGGTGGATCGCCGGGCCTTGCCCTTGCCGTCGGCGCGGTCAGAGTCGGTTGTAACAGAGGCCCCCGCGACGGAGACGGAAAAACGGCTGCTGCAGTTGTGGCAGGAAGTGCTGGGAATCGATCGCATCGGGATTCGGGATCCGTTTTTCGAAGTGGGCGGGCACTCTCTGAAAGCGGCACTGCTGCTGTCACGGATCCGGCGGGAGTGGAACGTAGAGCTGCCGTTGTCGGCATTGTTTGAGCATTCTACGGTGGAACGGCTGGCCCGGTACATCGACGAAGCGGAGCAGGTCGGGTTGGAATCGATTCCCCGTGTCGCACCGGGAGGCTCTTATCCGGTCTCTTCGGCACAAAAGCGCTTGTATGCCGTACAACAATGGGATGTTACCAGTACAAGCTATCATACTCCCTTTCTGTATGAAATCACGGGACCCCTTTTTATCGAAGGGTTGCAGACGGTCTTTCGCACCTTGATTGACCGTCATGAAGCCTTGCGAACCTCGTTTCATTACGAAAACGGGGAACTGAGGCAGCGGGTGCATGATCGTGTCCGGTGGGACCTGGAGCGGTTGGAGGCGGATACACAGAGCCTGGAGGCGACTGCACGTTCATTTATTCGTCCCTTCCGGCTGGATCGGGCGCCTTTGTTCCGTGTGGGGCTGATCCGCCTGGGTCCGAATCGGCATGTGCTGTTGATGGACATGCACCACATTATCTCCGACGGGTTGTCGGTTGCTCTCCTCAACCGGGAAATCAGTCGGTTGGCTGCCGGAGAAACGTTGCCGTCGCTGCCGTTCCAGTACAAGGATTACGCGGTATGGCAGAGACGGCTGCTCGCCGAAGGAAAGATGGCTGAACAGGAAGCGTACTGGAAGGGGAATTTAGCAGGGGAATTGCCGGTGTTGGAGTTGCCGACGGACCGTCCGCGGCCTCCGGTGCAGTCCTTTGACGGAGAACGGATGACCCGGGAGTGGGACAGAGCGGAGACAGAGTCGCTGCGGGCGTTTGCCCGGAAACAGGGGGTCACTCCTTTTATGGTCCTGTTGGCGGGTTATTATTGGCTGTTGTCCAAAATAAGCGGCCAGGAGGACATCATTGTGGGAACTCCCCACATGGGCCGGTCTCACCCGGATCTGGAATCCATATTCGGGATGTTTGTCAATACGTTGCCGCTGCGTCAGGGTACGCAGCAGGACCAACCATTCCACGGGTTCCTGCAACAGGTGAAAAAGCGGGTGCTGGAGGCGTTCCAGCATGGGGATTATCCGCTGGAAGAGATGATCGACTCCCTGGATATGCACCGCGACCCCAGCCGAAATCCGTTGTTTGACACCCTCTTCATCATGCAGAACATGGATTTGCCGGATCCGATTTTCCCCGGAACGCAGGTTCGCGCCTGCGATCCGCCGTGGCAGGGAGCCAAGGCGGATTTGGCATGGGAAGTGTTTGATCGGGATGCCATCCACATCAGAGTAGAATATAACACCGATTTGTTTGATCGGGAGACCGTCCAGCGGCTGCTCCGCCATTACCGGCATGTCATGCAGCAACTGATCGCGGATTCCGCCCTCACCTTGGCAGAGGTGGAGCTCTTGACGGAGAAGGAAAAAGAACGGATCCTGGAGGCCTTTAACGATACCTGCACGGATTATCCCGCCGCCCGCACCTTGCATGAATGGTTTGAAATGCAGGCGGCAAACACCCCCGACCGGGTGGCGGTGGAGGGGGAGGAGGAAGAATGGACCTACCGGATCCTGAACGAGCGGGCCAACCAATTGGCCCGAGTGTTGCGGGATAAAGGGGTGGGACGGGATCACTTCGTCAACCTGATGGTGGATCGCTCGGTGTCCATGCTGGTGGGAATGTTGGCCATTCTTAAGGCGGGGGGAGCGTATGTTCCGATCGATCCCGATTTGCCTTCTCGCCGGATTGAAGCATTGCTGGAAGAGACGGAGTCACCGCTTTTATTGACTCAAAGTCACCTGAATGTTCCCCCTGGCTACGGGGGGGAGGTGATGGTAATCGACGATAACCGGTGGTTCCGGGGAGAGGGAAGCAACCTGAAGTCCGTCAGCGGCTCTGGGGATCTCGCCTACATGATCTTTACATCCGGATCGACAGGAAAGCCCAAGGGAGTGATGGTGGAACACCAGGGAGTATGCAATATCGTACAGCTGATGCGGCAAAACGGAATAGCCCGACCCGGGGGTCGCCAGCTCCAGTTTTATTCGGTCAGTTTCGATGCCTCCATCTTGGATATGTTCCCCTCCCTGTTGTCGGGAGCCACCTTGGTGTTGACGAAAAAAGAGATGCTTCTCTCACCGGATTTCCTCGATTGGCTGGACCGAAAGCGAATCACAAACGCCGGTTTGATGCCGTCGGTGTTGCGCTCGCTGCCGTACAGGGATCTCCCCCATCTGGAATCGATTCTCGTGGGCGGGGAGCCGCTTACCGCCGATGTGGTCGATCCCTGGGCACGGGATCAGCTCTTCATCAACATGTACGGACCGACGGAAGCCACCGTCACAGCCACCCAGATGTTCTGTCGGCCGGGGATGGACCGGATCCCCATCGGGAAACCGATTTTGAACAAACGGGTGTATATCTTAAATGAGCAAGATCAACCGCAACCGATTGGCGTCCCCGGAGAGCTCTGCATCTCCGGGGTGGGGATCGCACGCGGGTATTGGAAACGTCCAGCCCTTACCCGGGAGAAGTTCGTTCCGGATCCTTTCCGGCAGGGGTTGCGCATGTACAAGACAGGAGACCGAGCCCGCTGGCTTTCTGATGGAACCATTGAATTCCTGGGACGGATGGATGACCAGGTAAAAATCCGCGGCCATCGCGTCGAGTTGGACGAAGTGACCGGACGGCTGCTGGAACATCCCCAGGTAAAAGAGGGAATTGTCATCGACAGACGGGACGGAGGGGATCCTTATCTGTGCGCCTATGCGGTCCTTGAGGAGGGGGCGGACGGTTCCGATGTGAGGACGCATCTGGCGGAAGTGCTGCCCGGGTACATGGTCCCTTCCCATGTGGTGCGGCTTGCACGGTTGCCGTTGACGGCCAATAACAAAGTGGATCGGCGGGCGTTGCCCCTTCCCGACCCTTCGGCAGAAGCGAAACAAACTAAACAGCCCCCCCGCAATCGGGTCGAACAGATTCTGGCGGAAGTCTGGACGGAGGTGTTGAAGACGGATGAGGTGGGCATCCATGATCACTTCCTGGAATGGGGAGGGGATTCTATCAAGGGTATTCAAATCGCGGCCAAACTGAATGCCCGCGGTTTGAAGTTGGATACGAAGGATCTTTATCGGTACCCCACCATTTACGAGCTGGCCCCCCATGTAAAGGAAGCCGACGCACCCACAAACCAGGGGCCGGTGGTGGGCGAGGTGCCGCTGACACCCATCCAACAGTGGTTTTTTGATACCCAGACACAGGATCCCCATCACTGGAATCAGGCGATGATGGGTTATCATCCCGCGGGTTGGGAAGAGCAGGCGGTACAGCGGGTACTCTCCGCTCTCGTCCAACACCATGATGCCTTGCGGATGCGATACCGCCGCGAGAAAAATCGGGTGATTCAAACTAACTTGCCTGTGGCGGGGAACCATGTGAGTCTGGAAACCTTCGACTGGACCGGAAACAGGAACGCCGCCGCTCTCATGGAACGGGAAGCGGAGCGGATGCAGGCGTCCCTGGATCTGGAACAGGGTCCGCTGATGCGTGCCGGGCTGTTTCGGACGGGGGAAGGGGACCATCTGCTGTTGATTATTCACCATTTGGTGGTGGACGGGGTATCGTGGCGAATTCTACTGGAAGATTTTCAGACGGGCTATGAACAAGTCTTGCAGGGAAAAGAGATCCGATTCCCGGAGAAGACCAGTTCCGTTCAGGAATGGAGCCGCCGCCTGCGGCAGATGGCCCATGAGAAATCACCGCTCGCGGAAATCTCTTATTGGCGTTCGCTGGAAGAGAGGAAGGTTGCCGGCATTCCCAAGGACCGTGAAGGACCCGATCCGTGTGAACGCCGGGAAACGGAAGTGGAAAGCGTATCATTGGATGCGGAAACCACCCGTCTGCTGTTGACGGAGGCCCATCGGGCGTACCGGACGGAAATCACCGATTTGTTGTTGGCGGCCTTGGTTTCCGTAGTGAAGGAGTGGACCGATGGAGAGACGGTCGCCATTCAGATGGAGGGTCACGGCCGGGAAGAAATCATCGATGGAGTCGATCTGTCGCGGACGGTCGGTTGGTTTACTTCCACCTACCCTGTTCTCTTTTCCTGTCGTGAGCATGGGATCGACCAGATGATCAAGTCCGTAAAGGAGACGCTTCGCCGGGTTCCTAACAAAGGGATCGGCTACGGGATCCTGCGTTATCTCGCTCCGGAAAGCGCACGGTCTTCCATGAAGTTTTCGTTGTGTCCTTCAATCGGTTTCAATTATCTGGGTCAATACGATGCCGGACCTTGGCAGGTGGCAGGAGTGGGAGTGGCGCCGTTGCCGTCGGGGGATCCGATGGGACCCCGCTCATGGATGCCGGTTCCATTGGATATAAACGGAATGGTGTTGGAGGGCACGATGCGATTTGCTTTTCGTTACAATCGGAAGATTTTGCACCGGGAAACCATCAAGCGACTGGCGGAGCGCTTCAAAAGCCAATTGACCAACGTTGTCCGCCATTGTACAGCCAAAACAGAGACGGAATACACCCCGAGTGATTTCAGCGCCAACGATATTCAAATGGACGAATTGGAACAGTTTTTAGAGTCTTTAAAGTAG